GAACGTCCAGGCTCCGTCCGAGGCGAACCAGGTGATGTGGGGCCAGGTCGCCGCCAAGAACGGCTTCCGCGTGATGGCGTACGACGTGCCGTCCCGGATGCCGTGGGACCCAGGCAAGAATGCATCCTTCGTCTCTGTCCGCGGTGACTCGGATAAGGAAATCACCGCGTTCTGGGAAAAGCTCTCCGTTGGCGCGACCGTCGCGCAGCCGCTGGGGCCGTCGGGATGGGCGCCCCTCTACGGCATGCTCAAGGACCGCTTCGGCATCACGTGGGTCCTGGATGTCGCTACGGGGTACAAGGCGCCCTGAGTCAGCGAAGGAACGGGCGCGGAGCCGCCAGGCAAAGAGCCCTTCCGTAGAGCCGGATGACGCGAGGCGGTTCAGTGCCCTGGGCGCCGCGCGTCACCTGGCGAAGGCGGAAGCAGCGCCGGCGGGGGCGCTTGAAAGTCATGCGAACTACTCGCATAGTTCGAGTTCGAGGCGTTCGAAGTGCTCCAGCGCGATGTCTCCGAGCACCTGGGCTTTCCGGCATCTGCAAGAGCTGTCAGCGCACATCATGACCCACGCGCTCTATCGCCCAAGGGCACCTCTGGATCGGCTCGTCGACTTCTTCTGGGTGTCCAACGCCCATGTCGCGCAGGCTCCGCGAGAGCGCGTGCTGCCGACGGGCGCGCAGGCGCTCGTCGTCCACCTCGGAGAGAGCCCGATGCGCATCTATCCCGATGAGCGAACGAGCGAGCCGGCCGAGCTCTCCGGGGCCATCTTGTGCGGCGCGCGGCAGAGCCCGCTGCTCATCGGCACCTCGCATGGCTCGACCGTCGGCGTCCACTTCAAGCCTGGCGGAGCACGCCCCTTCTTCGATGTCCCCGCCGACGCGACGGCGGAGCAGACCGTCTCGCTGGAAGCACTGTGGGGCACGTCAGCCCGTTCACTGCGTGAGCGACTCATGGAGGCACCCACGCCGGTCGATCGAGTGCGTCTCTTGGAGGCCCTGCTTCTCGAACGAGTCCGCCGCTCGTTCGACCTGGGCCCCGCGCTCCGCGCGTCTCTCCGCGCGTTCGAAGAACCCACCCTCACGTCGGTTGCGGAGGTCAATCGCCGGACGGGGCTTTCGCCGAAGCGCCTCCTGGCGCTTTTCCGCGACGAGGTCGGCTTGAGCCCCAAGTCCTTCTGGCGCGTCCGACGGTTTCGAGCAGCGTTGCGCGACCTGGAGCAAGGGGCCTTGCGGGGTGCGGCCCTGGCCTACGAGCACGGCTACTGCGACCAGGCCCATTTCCTTCGCGAGTTCCGCGCCATCGCGGGCTCGAGCCCGCGCGAGTGGCTCTCGGCGCGTGTCGCGGGCACCGACCACGTCTCGGTGTACGGGTAAAAAAATCCAATACGCGGCGCCGCGCCCGCGCTTTCCTCGGCGGCATGAGCCCAAGTGAACGCTCCGCGCACCGTGCGTCGGCCTTGACGGAAAGATCGAACTTCCAGAGTCGGGCACATGGGCTCGATCGTCCGGCTTCGCGCGGAGCTGCTCGAGGCCGGATGGTCGAAGCGTAGCATTCGCACCAAACCATACTGGGCCTACGGAAAGCGTGGACTATGAAGACGAACAAGCACTCCACAGAGTTCGACTGGGCCGCGACCCGAGGCGAGAAGTGGCGCGCCAGGCTCGACGGCATGGAAAGAATGCTCGCGCCCATCGACGCGCCGCTGATCCATGCGCTGCGTCTCGACGGGCCTGTTCGGATCGCCGACGTCGCATGTGGCGGCGGCGGAACGACGCTGGAGATCCTCCGTCGAGCGCCAGAGGGGAGCATCGTTGACGGGTTCGACATCTCGCCGGGGTTGATCGAGACGGCACGCGCTCGCATTCCACCCGATGAGCGCGCCATCTCCTTCACGAGAGTGGACGTGGCGACGACGCCACCGCCCGGGGGCCCCTACGAGCGGCTCACCTCACGTTTCGGAGTGATGTTCTTCGACGACGCACCCGCCGCCTTCCGCAACCTCGCGGGCTGGCTCGCGCCGGGTGGTCGCTTCGCCTTCGCGGTCTGGGGGCGACCCGCTGACAATCCGTGGGTGACGACGGTGCGCGATGTCGTTGCCGGGTTCGTCGACGTGCCACCGTCCGACCCCGACGCTCCAGGCCCGTTTCGCTACGGCCAGGCCGACACGCTATTGAAATTGCTTCGGCAGGCTGGTTTCGGCGAGGTGGAAGTGAGCGAGTGGCGCGAAGGGCTCGCGATCGGCGGTGGCCTCGGTGCGGCAGATGCAGCGGACTTCGCGCTCGCGGCCTTCTCGATCGCGGAGCCCTTGGCCAAGACGGACGACGTTGTGCGCGGCAACGCGCGTCGAGCCTTGACGGAACGCTTCTCGCGCCACCTGCGAGACGGAGTCGTTCGACTGGATGCGAGGGTCAACCTCGTGACGGGTCAGGTCTGCAAGTGACATCCGGGTGAGCCGGTTGCACCGAGCTGCTCGAGCCATGCCTCCAGTGATCGACGAGAGGGTCCCCTGTGAGGAGGACCCTCTCGAATCAGATGGGCAGCATGTTGACGACGTCCTTCACCTCCTGGGGAGCGGCATCGGTCTCACCCAGCGCGCCCGTGTAGGCGCCCAGCAGCGCGGAGGCGGGGTTGACCTTGCCAGTCCCCAGCGCCCCGAGCACTCCCTCGGCGGCCCCCTTCCAGGTCTTGACCATCCCACCCAGGCCCCCCTCGATGACGCCCTTGACGCCACCCTCGGAGTTGCCAATCCCGGTCAGGACATTGCTGACGCCCGGCAGGAACCACAAGTGCTTGCCCGCCTCGCCGGCGAACCACTGGAAGTTGTCCTTGTTGCTCCCGTCCTTCTTGACGTGGGTGTCGGACGTGGTCGGCAGCCGGTGCTCCGAGCCCAGGGAGGCGTAGCCCTTCTCGGCGAAGTCCTTGACCATTCCGGCCTCGGTGCCGTGCCGGGCGTCTCCATCCTTGGTGATGCCCTCGATGTTGCCGTCTCCCTTTCCGCCCTTGACCTTGCCCGTCCGCTCCCCACCGTCGGAAATCTTGGAGCTGTCGATGTACTCCAGCACCTTCGCCAGCCGGTAGACGGCATCGGGGTTCTGACGGGAATCCTTCAGGTCGAGCTTGGCATCCACGCCGGTCTGCTTGCACAACTCATTGAACTTGATGTCCTTCTGACGACCGAGCTTGGCCAGCGCGGGAGAATCGTTGACGATGTCCGCCGCCGAGCGGGTGTCCCCCTGCGGCCGCTTGTCCGTGGCCTGGGGAATGGGCGTCCCGTCCTCCGCGGTCGGCGCGGCGGCTTTGCTCGGGGGATTCTTGCTCACGGCCGAGGGGCCGCCGGTAGGGATGGCCGTGGCGGGGGCAAGGTCCCCGCCAAAGCCAGGGAGCATGCCGCCGGCCGAGAAGGGGTCCATCATCGGCGCACCGGCCAGCTCCGGCGGCAGGCCACCAGCGGAGGCGTACGGGTCCATCATCGGCGCACCAACGAAGCCCTGGTCCAGCAGACCCGCGGCCGCGTAGGGGTCCATCGCGGGCGCCATCATCTGCGGCGCCATCATGCCGAGTGTGGAGGCGGCGTCGAGTCCGGCTCCGGCCAGCCCCGCGGCCCCCTGGGCGACCCCGCTGAAGGCATCACCCACGCCACCCAACATTTTGCCCGGCTTGTTGAGCTTGGGGTTGTTCAGCCCGTTGAGCTCGAAGCTGTCCCGGTTGAAGCCCGGACCGTTCAGGCCCGGCTTGTTGCCGTTGATGTCGGGGCGCGGCGTGAACTGGGGCTTCACGTCCGGCTTGGGAGCGCTGGGCTTGAAATCCGGAATCTTGTTGCCGCCACCCTTGAAGAGGTTGCTCGCACCACCGAGTTTGATGCCCATGACGTGCTCCGGAAGAAAGAGGATTGAGAAGAGGAAGCCGAGATGGCGAAGCGTTAGTGCAGCGTGCGTGCCAGGCCTTGGTTCCTGGCCAGACGCTGTCTTCTCAAGGGGTTGGGCCAAGGGGTGCGCGCCTCAGGGGGCCAGGCTGGTGACGAGGCTCACCAGGGGGAGGGTGGAGTCGAGTCACCACTGATGACCGGAGTCACCAGGGGGGCTGGGACTGCCGGGTGTAGAGGCGGGCCGAGGCGTCATCCACGGGGTCGGCGAAACATCGGCATTACGAGCGGCCCCGCACCGACCTGGATCACCCGCTGCTCCTCGAAGCTGCTCATCGCCTGCGCGAGCGCGCCCATCCCGCAGTCGATGCCACGGCCCCACGCCTTCGCGTCGACTCCCACCTTGGGCCCGCGCATCCGGCTCGTTTCCACGCCGATGGAGCCGGCACCGGAACGGTCGTGGATTGGAAAGGCGGACCTGGACAAGGCCAGACCGTCGTCCGCCCTGGGTCGACGCTCAACGGGAGTTCGAGGCACGGCTGCGGGCCGTCTCGGAGTCCTCGCGGCAACTCATGGTGGAACTTGAGGTTCAGCCTCGTGCGGCGAAAGCACCGGCCCGGGAGCCGCCGTCGCAGATCGGTCCCAGGACTTTCTTGCTAGAGTGAAGTTGCCGGAATTACAACGCGAGGACAGGCTCGCCAGACAGTGTGGGTATAACTTCATCGTTGGCGTCAAAAGCGCCGCGCACAAAGCCGTGTTGTTTAAACTAGACCGCACCCTCAAAGTTGTCGTCATGGATTGGTGCTGAGATGGCAGCCACACAAAAATCTTTACACCTTACCGTCTACGCACCTGCGCTTGTGGGCGACGATGGGCGTCCTCTTGCCATCGTCCATGGAATGGAGCGCGCGGTTCCCGGCTTGCGGCTGGGGTGGACGACTTCTGAAAAGGACGACCTCATTGCATTGCCGCACCGTGATGAGTGGGTCGCGACAGACAGGACAGACAACGGGTTTCCGTTCCTCTGCAATGACGACGAGAATCGCGTCGTGACGCTTACCGGATGGGAGAACGCGAGAGGTCTTGCCGCGGACATGACGCCACACTTTGAAGTCCACGCGAGGCTGCCACACGACGAAGCAGGTATTGCGGTGGCAGCGGATGCGCTGGAAGCCGTAGCGGAGGGCGCTCGCGCGATCTGGGGACACATGGATCCGGATGGGGTGGCCGAGACAGTGGCGCAGCAGTTTCGCCACCCGGGGGATGATCCGCATGTCCCGCCTAAAGGGTTGCCCTCGCTCAAACTCCCATGGGACATCCCCGCGCCTGAGATTCCGCACTTCCTCGGGTGGCTCAACTACTGGTCGGATGCTGCCGCACGAGCCATCGGCTTTCCGGACCCGACGCGCGACGCGGAGCTGCTCGCGCGCTCACGGCGTACCGCGATGGGCGGGTGGGTTGTCAGGCTCACCGATGCGCCGCTCGACCTGGACAACCCCGCCCACCTGGACGCGCTCAAGCGGGCCTACGAGTGCTTCCCGGAGATCGGCGGGCGCGTAGTCCCTTGAGGGGCACGGCTCGCGGTGGCAGTGCTCATGGTCCCGTCTTCTGGACTCGGCGGATTCAGGCCGGGCGAGCCAGTAGGAACCAGAATAATACGTTTCCATCATCGGACGGCTATCCCTTACGGGGTCGGGGGGGTTGGGGGAATATGAACGACCTCGATGTCTTCGAGGCCGTTGGCCTTGAACAGCTTCCTGAGTACACCCGCCACCCCGAAGGGCCGCTCCCGAAACGCCACGGAGTGCTTAGAGCTCGTTTCAAAAATGGACCTGAGAGGTCAGGTAACATGCCCTGCCTATTCAGGGCCATTTCGTAAATGGCGCTCAAGCACGCGATAGAGAAGGAGGCAGTGGCCAAGGCGAAGGAGTGCCAGGTGCATCTGTGGGTTCCGCTCTTCGCGAATCCGCAGGCGTTTCATCTGGTGGAACCAGTCCAGGGAGCGCTCCACCACCCAGCGATGGCGTCCCAAACGCTCCTTCGACTCCACGCCTCGGCGGGCGATGCGGGGAACGATGTGGCGCTTCCGTAATCCCCGGCGGGTATCGGCATAATCGTACCCCTTGTCGCCGTGCCCTTTCGCCGGACGCCTGCGTGGCCTGCCTCGTGGCCCCTTGATGGGGAGGATGGCGTCGAGGAGCGGCAGCGCCTCGCGCTTGTCGTGCACGTTGGCGGCCGACAGCAAGGTGGCCAGCGGCAGGCCCCGGCGGTCTACGACCAGGTGGTGCTTGCTGCCCGCCTTTCCTCTGTCCGTTGGATTCGGGCCTGTTTGGGCCCCCCTTTTATCGCCCGTAGGCTGCTGGAGTCGAACGAGGCCCGGCTCCAGTCAATGAGCCCCTTGTGCCCCAACTCGTTCAGCAACACCCGCTGGAGCT
This is a stretch of genomic DNA from Archangium violaceum. It encodes these proteins:
- a CDS encoding class I SAM-dependent methyltransferase, with the translated sequence MKTNKHSTEFDWAATRGEKWRARLDGMERMLAPIDAPLIHALRLDGPVRIADVACGGGGTTLEILRRAPEGSIVDGFDISPGLIETARARIPPDERAISFTRVDVATTPPPGGPYERLTSRFGVMFFDDAPAAFRNLAGWLAPGGRFAFAVWGRPADNPWVTTVRDVVAGFVDVPPSDPDAPGPFRYGQADTLLKLLRQAGFGEVEVSEWREGLAIGGGLGAADAADFALAAFSIAEPLAKTDDVVRGNARRALTERFSRHLRDGVVRLDARVNLVTGQVCK
- a CDS encoding DUF5953 family protein, whose product is MAATQKSLHLTVYAPALVGDDGRPLAIVHGMERAVPGLRLGWTTSEKDDLIALPHRDEWVATDRTDNGFPFLCNDDENRVVTLTGWENARGLAADMTPHFEVHARLPHDEAGIAVAADALEAVAEGARAIWGHMDPDGVAETVAQQFRHPGDDPHVPPKGLPSLKLPWDIPAPEIPHFLGWLNYWSDAAARAIGFPDPTRDAELLARSRRTAMGGWVVRLTDAPLDLDNPAHLDALKRAYECFPEIGGRVVP
- a CDS encoding DUF6310 domain-containing protein, translated to MKLPELQREDRLARQCGYNFIVGVKSAAHKAVLFKLDRTLKVVVMDWC
- a CDS encoding VOC family protein encodes the protein MTVSVTNHLNFRGDARAALEFYQSVFGGDIAIVTYKDAQNVQAPSEANQVMWGQVAAKNGFRVMAYDVPSRMPWDPGKNASFVSVRGDSDKEITAFWEKLSVGATVAQPLGPSGWAPLYGMLKDRFGITWVLDVATGYKAP
- a CDS encoding helix-turn-helix domain-containing protein; translated protein: MTHALYRPRAPLDRLVDFFWVSNAHVAQAPRERVLPTGAQALVVHLGESPMRIYPDERTSEPAELSGAILCGARQSPLLIGTSHGSTVGVHFKPGGARPFFDVPADATAEQTVSLEALWGTSARSLRERLMEAPTPVDRVRLLEALLLERVRRSFDLGPALRASLRAFEEPTLTSVAEVNRRTGLSPKRLLALFRDEVGLSPKSFWRVRRFRAALRDLEQGALRGAALAYEHGYCDQAHFLREFRAIAGSSPREWLSARVAGTDHVSVYG
- a CDS encoding IS5 family transposase (programmed frameshift), which encodes MRRELVPDELWARVEPLLPRHRRKGRRGRPLRDDRACLRGIIFVLRTGIAWRDLPAEVFGCSGATCWRRLRKWSRAGVFEKLQRVLLNELGHKGLIDWSRASFDSSSLRAIKGGPQTGPNPTDRGKAGSKHHLVVDRRGLPLATLLSAANVHDKREALPLLDAILPIKGPRGRPRRRPAKGHGDKGYDYADTRRGLRKRHIVPRIARRGVESKERLGRHRWVVERSLDWFHQMKRLRIREERNPQMHLALLRLGHCLLLYRVLERHLRNGPE